From the genome of Gracilinanus agilis isolate LMUSP501 chromosome 2, AgileGrace, whole genome shotgun sequence, one region includes:
- the STC2 gene encoding stanniocalcin-2 has protein sequence MCVERFSQLVTLALVLASFDPVLGTEATNPPEGTQDRASPQKGRLSLQNTAEIQHCLVNAGDVGCGVFECFENNSCEIRGLHDICMTFLHNAGKFDAQGKSFIKDALKCKAHALRHKFSCISRKCPAIKEMVFQLQRECYLKHNLCSAAKENIQVMVEMIHFKDLLLHEPYVDLVNMLLTCGEEVKEAITRSVQAQCEQNWGSLCSILSFCNSAAQGESAASPERQLQAEGSKTLRAYQGDLGFHLPEPSGRDASRGAKGERGSKSHPNAHIRGKAGSQGTQGAQGSHEWEDERAEYSDIRR, from the exons ATGTGTGTGGAGCGGTTCAGCCAATTAGTGACCCTGGCGTTGGTGCTGGCCAGCTTCGATCCCGTGCTGGGGACTGAAGCCACTAACCCACCCGAAGGGACGCAGGACAGAGCCTCTCCGCAGAAAGGGCGGCTCTCCCTACAAAATACAG CGGAAATCCAACATTGCTTGGTGAATGCTGGCGACGTGGGATGTGGAGTATTTGAGTGCTTTGAAAACAACTCTTGTGAGATTCGAGGCTTGCATGATATTTGTATGACCTTCCTGCACAACGCTGGAAAATTCGATGCCCAG GGTAAGTCCTTCATCAAAGATGCCCTGAAGTGTAAAGCCCACGCCTTGAGACATAAATTCAGCTGCATCAGCCGGAAGTGCCCAGCCATTAAGGAGATGGTATTCCAGTTACAGCGGGAATGCTACCTGAAACACAACCTCTGCTCTGCTGCCAAAGAGAACATACAAGTGATGGTGGAGATGATCCATTTCAAAGATCTGCTACTGCATGA ACCCTACGTAGACCTGGTGAACATGCTGCTGACCTGTGGGGAAGAGGTGAAAGAGGCCATCACCCGAAGCGTGCAGGCTCAGTGTGAACAGAACTGGGGAAGCCTTTGCTCCATCTTGAGCTTCTGTAACTCGGCTGCCCAAGGAGAGTCGGCGGCCAGTCCTGAGAGACAGCTGCAGGCCGAGGGCTCCAAGACCCTCCGGGCTTACCAAGGGGATCTAGGCTTCCACCTCCCAGAGCCGAGCGGGAGGGATGCTTCCAGAGGTGCCAAGGGGGAAAGAGGTAGCAAGAGTCACCCAAATGCCCACATCCGTGGCAAAGCCGGGAGCCAAGGAACCCAGGGAGCCCAGGGAAGTCATGAGTGGGAAGATGAACGGGCTGAGTATTCAGATATCCGGAGGTGA